One region of Podospora bellae-mahoneyi strain CBS 112042 chromosome 1 map unlocalized CBS112042p_1.2, whole genome shotgun sequence genomic DNA includes:
- the TOP2 gene encoding DNA topoisomerase 2 (BUSCO:EOG0926073O; COG:B; EggNog:ENOG503NWYX) — protein MDSDVESVFDTAQSESDGYSPEVKTKAKAAPKKAPAAKAAKMVQTKLTVGKAKAAPKKRTKPDSDDSDDDRPLSSTPPMAKKQKKAPAKKSSGKPLAEIENDSMLIDDEPALAAASKSSKSATETYQKLTQLEHIIKRPDTYIGSVERTDQKMWVFNKTEKLMENRVVSFVPGLYKIFDEILVNAADNSQRDASMTFLKVTVDRETGEISVENNGKGIPVEMHQKEGCYIPELIFGHLLTGSNYDDDEKKTVGGRNGYGAKLTNIFSLKFTLECQDSVNGKRYKQTWTDNMSKMEKPKITANKTNDFVRVTFLPDYKRFGMENGIDDDLEALMYRRVYDMAGTMASVKVWLNGEQLKIAKFKGYCQLYAKSIAAERGDVVPEGEKPTAANVEYEEVRDKGRTWQVGFTVSDGSFQQVSFVNNIATTSGGTHVNYIADQITEALLKELNKKKKGHGLKPANFRNYIFIFINCLVDNPAFTSQTKEQLTTKVSAFGSKCILSDAFLKKVQKSEVIANIMEFAERKADKMLAKSDGNKRARVSNEKLVDANLAGTKRGHECTLILTEGDSARALAVAGRAVLDPDRIGVFPLRGKMLNVRDASTEQIMKNKEIENIKKFLGLKHKQVYTDTRGLRYGHLMIMADQDLDGSHIKGLLINFLEVQFPSLLRIPNFFQQFITPVVKVWQGTNPKKPLRPKSFFNLVEYETWKENNKNELRKWKYKYLKGLGSSSNEDAQVYFTDLDRHLKEFETLKPEESQMLDMIFSKKKADARKEWLGNFVPGTFLDSTAQRISYSQFLQNEFILFSMADNIRSIPSMIDGFKPGQRKVIYSAFKRNLVNDQKVVELAGYISEQAAYHHGEQSLQQTIIGLAQTFVGSNNVNCLEPSGNFGSRLSGGKDSASARYIHTRLSPFARKVFSKLDEPNLEYQFDDGNMIEPKVYAPILPMVLVNGADGIGTGWSTSIPNYHPMHIVENLRRRMGRFDPDDTEEKPFVPMAPWWRGWKGTPEQEAPNKWRFNGIIRQDEQNPNEIHVTELPIRMWTDDFKAKLEDIIQNDKTPTFIKDYKEFNDHKTVHFIIDMDEKHREAALREGLLEKFKLTTTVSTTNLVAFDTQGKIRKYDKVEEIMEEYYHYRLKMYTERKKHWLKVYHADYRRLKNQYRFITEIIDNKMVVNRKKKAVLVQELRDRDYEAFPPKDDKKAKSPDEEMAAEEAEDDDTAGGARDYDYLLSMPVWSFTSERLERLKNQIAAKKAEHDELQALSEKDLWVKDLDAFQEEWETQLKLDDEIATGIRRMGRRKSDKLGVGKGGGRRRKDDDAYEPEKKSRAKAVKAAPVPIKTEKTQQRFAEAFQAKSKPKPVDDNALPDVEAGGGISDDDFALLGKKAMPINTKVKEESEAPTTTNGRTKRAAAAKSKYVVSDDSDEDFMDLGKPSVDEDVDMASEPEEAVAEKPPVKRVAAAAAKAKPSYKLSDNESDEEVEEKPPVKRAAAAKAKPSYKLSDDDSEDDFEAKPPAKRAAAAKAKPMYKLSDDSDSDDSLKLGDVGAMVKGIGAPASSSSGGRLSLFAMSHSGGGDTSVLPKMKSKPSKPSLDLDDHDDTNYEALARSSPLKTKEDNLDDFLSDDDVPAAKPAPKAASKAKTPLSVVPAPAKKRGRPAGSKSTKDKDEATAPKAKAAVTKTTKTAAAKPKAPHLSPAAKAYAAKKAKAQKGLSDDEGDEAMEDAPDSPPAARPKARPGRAAAVKKKPIVIDSDEGDSIGGGGGDDESDDFDMSD, from the exons ATGGATTCAGACGTGGAGTCCGTCTTTGACACTGCCCAGAGCGAGTCTGACGGATACTCACCAGAGGTG AAAACAAAAGCTAAGGCTGCGCCGAAGAAAGCGCCTGCCGCGAAAGCTGCCAAGATGGTCCAAACCAAGCTCACGGTCGGCAAGGCGAAGGCGGCGCCCAAGAAGAGAACGAAGCCGGATAGCGATGATAGCGATGACGATAGGCCTCTCTCCAGCACTCCTCCGATGGCtaagaagcagaagaaggcacCGGCGAAGAAGTCCAGTGGCAAGCCACTGGCTGAGATCGAGAACGACAGCATGCTGATCGACGATGAGCCAGCCCTGGCAGCTgcctccaagtcctccaaATCCGCCACCGAAACATACCAGAAGCTCACGCAGCTCGAGCACATCATCAAGCGCCCCGATACCTATATCGGGTCCGTTGAACGCACCGACCAAAAGATGTGGGTTTTCAACAAGACGGAAAAGTTGATGGAAAATCGTGTTGTATCCTTTGTTCCTGGTCTCTACAAGATCTTTGACGAAATCCTTGTCAACGCCGCGGACAACAGTCAGCGCGATGCCTCCATGACCTTTCTCAAGGTGACTGTCGATCGCGAGACGGGTGAGATTTCAGTCGAGAACAACGGCAAGGGAATCCCGGTTGAGATGCATCAGAAGGAGGGCTGCTATATCCCCGAGCTTATCTTTGGTCACCTTCTCACCGGTTCGAActacgacgatgatgagaagaagacggtcgGTGGTCGCAATGGTTACGGTGCGAAGCTTACCAATATCTTCAGTTTGAAGTTCACTCTGGAGTGCCAGGATAGCGTCAACGGCAAGCGATACAAGCAGACCTGGACCGACAACATGTCCAAGATGGAAAAGCCCAAAATCACAGCCAACAAGACCAACGACTTCGTCAGAGTGACCTTCCTTCCGGACTACAAGAGATTTGGCATGGAGAACGGCATTGATGACGACTTGGAAGCCCTCATGTACCGCCGTGTGTACGACATGGCAGGCACCATGGCCAGCGTCAAAGTCTGGCTGAACGGTGAGCAACTCAAGATCGCCAAGTTCAAGGGCTATTGCCAGCTATACGCCAAATCAATCGCTGCCGAGCGGGGTGACGTTGTTCCCGAAGGCGAGAAACCTACTGCTGCGAATGTAGAGTATGAGGAGGTCAGGGACAAGGGCAGAACGTGGCAGGTGGGGTTCACTGTGTCAGATGGTTCGTTCCAACAAGTGTCCTTCGTCAACAATATCGCCACAACGTCAGGTGGTACACACGTCAACTACATTGCCGATCAAATCACCGAAGCCCTTCTGAAGGagctcaacaagaagaagaagggccaTGGTCTCAAGCCGGCCAACTTCCGCAACTACATCTTCATCTTTATCAACTGTTTGGTCGACAACCCCGCCTTCACCTCCCAGACCAAGGAGCAACTGACGACCAAAGTTAGTGCCTTTGGTAGCAAGTGTATCCTGAGTGATGCCTTTCTCAAGAAGGTCCAAAAGTCTGAAgtcatcgccaacatcaTGGAGTTTGCTGAAAGGAAAGCGGATAAGATGCTGGCAAAATCGGACGGCAACAAGCGTGCTCGTGTGAGCAATGAGAAGCTTGTCGACGCCAACTTAGCGGGCACCAAGCGTGGCCACGAGTGTACCCTCATCTTGACGGAAGGTGACTCTGCCAGAGCATTGGCCGTTGCTGGTCGCGCTGTCCTGGATCCGGATCGCATCGGCGTGTTCCCTCTTCGTGGAAAGATGCTGAACGTGCGTGACGCATCGACCGAGCAGATCATGAAGAATAAGGAAATcgaaaacatcaaaaagtTCCTGGGTTTGAAGCACAAGCAAGTGTACACCGATACCAGGGGTCTCCGATACGGCCATTTGATGATCATGGCCGATCAGGATTTGGACGGCAGTCATATCAAGGGCTTGCTCATCAACTTCCTTGAGGTTCAATTTCCTTCGCTGCTGCGCATCCCCAACTTCTTCCAGCAGTTCATCACCCCTGTCGTCAAGGTGTGGCAAGGCACAAACCCAAAGAAGCCTCTGCGTCCCAAGTCGTTCTTCAACCTCGTCGAGTATGAGACGTGGAAAGAGAACAACAAGAATGAACTCCGGAAGTGGAAGTACAAGTACTTGAAGGGGTTGGGTAGTTCTTCGAACGAAGACGCCCAAGTCTACTTCACTGATCTGGATCGCCATCTCAAAGAATTCGAGACACTCAAGCCAGAGGAGTCTCAAATGCTTGACATGATCttcagcaaaaagaaggccgATGCTCGCAAAGAATGGTTGGGCAACTTTGTTCCGGGAACCTTCCTCGACTCTACGGCTCAGAGAATCAGTTACTCCCAGTTCCTCCAGAACGAATTCATTCTGTTCAGTATGGCTGACAACATCCGATCGATCCCGTCCATGATCGACGGCTTCAAGCCTGGTCAGCGCAAGGTCATTTACTCTGCCTTCAAGCGCAATCTTGTCAACGACCAGAAGGTTGTGGAACTTGCCGGTTATATTTCCGAGCAAGCCGCCTACCATCACGGTGAACAATCTCTGCAGCAGACAATCATTGGTCTAGCTCAGACCTTTGTCGGCTCGAACAACGTCAACTGCCTAGAACCTAGCGGCAACTTCGGTTCCCGACTCTCTGGTGGAAAAGATTCTGCCAGCGCTCGTTACATTCACACGAGACTGTCCCCGTTTGCGCGCAAGGTCTTCTCCAAGCTTGACGAGCCCAATCTCGAGTACCAGTTCGACGACGGCAACATGATCGAGCCCAAGGTGTATGCTCCGATCCTACCAATGGTCTTGGTCAATGGTGCCGACGGTATTGGTACCGGCTGGAGTACTTCGATTCCCAACTACCACCCCATGCACATAGTGGAGAATCTGAGGCGCCGGATGGGAAGGTTTGACCCTGACGATACCGAGGAGAAGCCCTTCGTCCCCATGGCACCATGGTGGCGTGGTTGGAAAGGAACTCCGGAGCAGGAAGCGCCCAACAAGTGGCGTTTCAACGGTATTATCAGGCAAGATGAGCAGAACCCCAACGAGATCCACGTTACTGAATTGCCAATCCGCATGTGGACTGATGACTTCAAGGCTAAGCTTGAGGACATCATCCAGAACGACAAGACACCGACCTTCATCAAGGATTACAAGGAGTTCAACGACCACAAGACGGTCCATTTCATCATTGACATGGACGAGAAGCACCGAGAGGCAGCCCTCAGGGAAGGTCTGTTGGAGAAGTTCAAGCTTACCACTACCGTCTCCACAACCAATTTGGTGGCCTTTGACACTCAGGGCAAGATCAGAAAATACgacaaggtggaggagatcatGGAGGAATACTACCACTACCGCCTGAAGATGTACACAGAGCGCAAGAAGCATTGGCTCAAGGTGTACCACGCCGATTACCGGAGGCTCAAGAACCAGTACCGTTTCATCACGGAAATCATCGACAACAAGATGGTGGTCAAccgaaagaagaaggctgtcTTGGTGCAGGAGCTTCGTGACCGCGACTATGAGGCATTCCCTCCCAAGGACGATAAGAAGGCCAAGTCGCCTGACGAGGAAATGGCTGCTGAAGAGGCCGAAGATGACGATACCGCTGGAGGCGCTCGTGACTACGACTACCTGCTTTCGATGCCTGTCTGGTCTTTCACCAGCGAGCGTCTTGAGAGACTCAAAAACCAGAttgcggccaagaaggcggagCATGATGAACTGCAGGCTCTGAGCGAGAAGGATCTTTGGGTCAAGGATTTGGATGCTTTCCAAGAGGAGTGGGAAACGCAGCTGAAGTTGGACGATGAGATCGCCACCGGCATTCGCAGAATGGGTCGCCGCAAGTCGGACAAGCTCGGTGtagggaagggaggaggccgCCGTCGGAAGGATGATGACGCCTATGAGCCAGAGAAGAAATCTAGGGCCAAGGCCGTCAAGGCTGCTCCTGTGCCTATCAAGACGGAGAAAACCCAGCAGCGGTTTGCCGAGGCGTTCCAGGCAAAGTCCAAGCCGAAGCCTGTCGATGACAATGCCTTGCCAGATGTTGAAGCGGGCGGTGGGATATCTGATGACGATTTTGCCCTCTTGGGTAAGAAGGCGATGCCCATCAACACTAAAGTGAAGGAAGAGTCGGAGGCtcccacaacaaccaacgGTCGTACCAAGCGCGCGGCTGCTGCGAAGTCCAAGTATGTGGTATCGGATGACTCGGACGAGGACTTTATGGATTTGGGTAAACCTTCAGTAGATGAAGATGTGGATATGGCTTCAGAACCCGAGGAGGCCGTGGCCGAGAAGCCGCCCGTCAAGCgcgtggcagcagcagcagccaaggcGAAGCCGTCATACAAGCTCAGCGACAACGAATCGGAcgaggaagtggaggagaagccgcCCGTCAAGCGCGCGGCCGCGGCCAAAGCAAAGCCATCCTACAAGctcagtgatgatgattctGAAGACGACTTTGAGGCGAAACCACCAGCCAAGCGTGCAGCCGCAGCCAAGGCCAAACCGATGTATAAGCTCAGCGATGATTCGGATAGCGACGACAGCTTGAAGCTCGGTGATGTCGGTGCTATGGTCAAGGGCATAGGAGCTCCAGCTTCGAGCAGCAGCGGTGGCAGGCTTAGTCTGTTTGCCATGTCCCATTCTGGAGGTGGGGATACTTCAGTTCTCCCCAAGATGAAGTCCAAGCCATCCAAGCCCAGTCTCGACTTggacgaccacgacgacaCCAATTACGAGGCGCTCGCCAGGTCATCCCCCCtgaagaccaaggaggatAACTTGGACGATTTCCTATCAGACGACGACGTTCCCGCTGCCAAACCTGCTCCCAAGGCAGCATCCAAGGCAAAGACCCCTCTCAGTGTCGTTCCAGCACCGGCCAAGAAGCGTGGACGTCCTGCCGGCAGCAAGAGCACTAAGGACAAGGATGAGGCAACTGctcccaaggccaaggccgctgttaccaagaccaccaaaaCAGCCGCTGCTAAGCCCAAGGCACCACATCTCTCACCAGCTGCGAAGGCGTATGCTGCtaagaaggccaaggctcaAAAAGGCTTGAGCGACgatgagggcgatgaggCTATGGAAGATGCACCAGATAGTCCTCCCGCAGCCAGGCCCAAGGCCAGGCCTGGTCGTGCCGCAGCcgtgaagaagaagccgatTGTGATTGACAGCGATGAGGGTGACTCGAtaggtggcggtggtggggatgacGAAAGCGATGATTTCGACATGAGCGATTAG
- a CDS encoding uncharacterized protein (EggNog:ENOG503P7K8; COG:S), protein MVRVTTALLASAGLSTMASAQDVGAATTSVTSLFLPGFDTQTIWASVITAQPAAATYSLACPPDADSNDCGLGTGLTIVQGESTFSIDMRGESVTQQYGCDLVGKEAKCFGSIISPGGTALFQQVAGNYQKEIQAVTITAGLEKLDVEAATTSASGTGAVETGTQTTTQTEDAAGSTSSSTAGVPQITQNAIMMGAALVGAGAMLL, encoded by the exons ATGGTTCGCGTTACTACTGCCTTGCTGGCCTCCGCCGGTCTCAGCACCATGGCCTCGGCTCAGGATGTCGGAGCGGCTACCACCTCAGtcacctctctcttccttcccgGCTTCGACACGCAGACCATCTGGGCTTCTGTCATCACTGCCCAGCCCGCGGCGGCAACCTACTCACTCGCATGCCCTCCCGATGCCGATTCCAACGACTGTGGCCTTGGCACAGGGTTAACTATTGTTCAGGGGGAAAGCACCTTCTCTATTGACATGCGCGGAGAGTCTGT CACACAACAATACGGTTGCGATCTCGTGGGCAAAGAAGCCAAGTGCTTTGGCTCCATCATCAGCCCTGGCGGGACTGCTCTGTTCCAGCAAGTTGCAGGTAACTACCAGAAGGAAATCCAAGCCGTAACAATCACGGCCGGCTTGGAGAAGTTGGATGTTGAGGCTGCCACTACCAGTGCCTCCGGCACTGGCGCTGTTGAGACAGGCACACAGACCACAACCCAGACAGAGGACGCCGCCGGCTCtacgagcagcagcacagcTGGTGTCCCCCAGATTACCCAGAATGCCATCATGATGGGTGCTGCTCTTGTCGGTGCCGGCGCGATGCTTCTCTAG
- a CDS encoding uncharacterized protein (EggNog:ENOG503Q3H1; COG:M), with protein sequence MPRLTTEGTYTDSPPPGRSASYDGDEDDDFLDRGRAKAHRFLHGFIDFAFQGNVLEIAFGLIIASMFTALVTSLVTDILLPPISVLLPLNKNLEEKFAVLKGGSNYKGEGGYNTLKQAQADGAVVMAYGFFLNRLINFIGVGMSLYGMAATYQFFSKDPIIKRTVRCRYCRKNISEKAARCINCTSWQDGREDRLF encoded by the exons ATGCCCCGCCTCACCACTGAAGGAACGTACACCGATTCCCCCCCGCCAGGCCGCAGCGCCTCGTACGACggagacgaggacgatgacttCTTGGACCGTGGGCGGGCCAAAGCCCATCGCTTCCTGCACGGCTTCATCGACTTTGCCTTCCAGGGAAACGTGCTCGAGATCGCGTTCGGTCTGATCATCGCGTCCATGTTCACCGCCCTTGTGACCTCGCTCGTGACGGATATTTTGCTGCCGCCAATTTCGGTGTTGTTGCCGCTGAACAAGAACCTGGAGGAGAAATTTGCCGTGTTGAAAGGGGGGTCGAATTataagggggagggggggtataATACTTTGAAGCAGGCGCAGGCGGacggggcggtggtgatggcttaTGGCTTTTTCTTGAACAGGTTGATTAATTTTATTGGTGTGGGGATGAGCTTGTATGGGATGGCGGCGACATATCAGTTTTTTTCGAAGGATCCGATCATCAAACGTACTGTTAGGTGCAGGTATTGTCGGAAGAATATTAGTGAGAAG GCTGCAAGGTGTATCAACTGTACTAGTTGGCAGGATGGAAGGGAGGATCGGTTGTTTTAG